From a single Octopus sinensis linkage group LG5, ASM634580v1, whole genome shotgun sequence genomic region:
- the LOC115211617 gene encoding serine-rich adhesin for platelets isoform X1, with protein MVVEGGSSRYSPSTGMTAKELCENDDLATSLILDPYLGFITHKMNTKHKPLRGRQEELTALVEKFMKDQCYEDSYAKFLCEDVVRNFLIGKSKENRRIFREHVYRYLRMFDKDAGFKLIPCYRYKCDGQVGGKICSTRKWRKQNRVPMLVGCIAELTKLEEEQLLKPGLNDFSVMFSCRKNCAQLWLGPASFINHDCRPNCKFVSTGRDTACVEVLRDIESNEEITCYYGEDFFGDKNCLCECVTCERRKKGAFQVKDPPGSPELDQGYKFRDTNDRINRMKNQALQSKMSIRVNEAYISGNENWDFRSTNLKKNGHLLKSAELKKRGITRYDAEILLSQGINLPEPKVVLERQLPVSINGSRSVNLSEAKNSLAVASIMHRDQRNARRKRARQSPNKSVHKNGCTEVGTAAASSEEMKATPSDGTARIPDISIADEVPAELSVSSSQQTKETFSSTAIVPSASELSNEQAKTEAFKSDSQSAVLHLNKSKNPSKLDAADTVSDSCNNGSLTNGNSQFNQDNYQLDCKGAQRENPEIELVPPSLALPSETLKQETKQGQTLSALVLNGEDNTKIELKTAIESEISPLVPAKNICQKDFYPTTNENSQKLETPSKISCLTNGDTAEKLGGQSDCLRPNQLTINSKNDCWKSLTDSEIAASTHSMANLQVSDVSMDSTAIYNQDKKPFINKSKHPISLKNNTTVRSSPRLRQKPFDQNSSDGHDDETSSKMNGEFLSDILDSPSKRTKSTDTENMPLETDPIFFPKSIKMELASPKNIKSEVLSPQGDSEQNVIPSFPPLLSKIKVECFPPKISHTDTLFPSSPTNTESISVPKIKREDNPFLYYTSENIAKSPQTAKLSSQFSEKTSNSLSNKILLSTPCHKTHSAPSSQKHSQSDEVFKHSFLQSKIQSTPPHLNSIHAAADVSAGLQRTSKIEASQFSEKPSGLVPSPQSDVLPSPVQTTKFDLINQSVPKVCVNLLDKFSETSPTSYTLLNTPGSLKLRIRDPSIKSSFPEITRKMFNQQCKKSSPIAAAGSKHHKLTNTKRKHSLPRCHTRYDSSLETESQYKIPKLTIRMRRDPILEEHLSSNQSNCVLFDLEDSSSSSSSLSSSSSSSTSSSSSSSSSSSSSSAPREAHCDRSSSSSSSHKHRRHHRNSSSSSSNISKHTEHSYLATQKQTKSNLDYHYQSCRPIQTTPKKLRLKLRDCAFELHIPPGSIAE; from the exons gTATATAGATATCTAAGAATGTTTGATAAAGATGCTGGATTCAAGTTGATACCTTGTTATCGATATAAATGTGATGGACAGGTTGGTGGGAAAATTTGTTCTACAAGGAAATG GCGGAAACAAAATCGAGTTCCCATGCTAGTTGGTTGTATTGCTGAATTGACTAAACTTGAAGAAGAACAACTATTGAAACCTGGTCTAAATGATTTTAGTGTTATGTTTTCTTGTCGCAAGAACTGTGCTCAATTATGGTTGGGCCCTGCATCTTTTATTAACCATGATTGCAGACCTAATTGTAAG TTTGTGTCTACTGGTCGGGATACTGCCTGTGTTGAAGTACTCAGGGATATTGAATCTAATGAAGAAATAACATGTTATTATGGAGAAGATTTCTTTGGTGATAAAAACTGCTTATGTGAATGTGTTACATGTGAGAG GcgtaaaaaaggtgcttttcaaGTAAAAGATCCACCTGGAAGCCCTGAACTGGACCAAGGTTACAAATTTCGGGATACTAATGATCGGATAAATAGAATGAAAAACCAGGCACTTCAGTCAAAAATGTCAATTAGGGTGAATGAGGCCTATATATCTGGAAATG AAAATTGGGATTTCCGTTCcacaaatctgaaaaaaaatgGACACCTCTTGAAGTCTGCAGAGTTGAAGAAACGAGGTATTACACGCTATGATGCTGAGATTCTCCTTTCTCAGGGTATCAACTTGCCTGAACCTAAAGTGGTGCTGGAGCGTCAGTTACCAGTCTCAATCAATGGCAGTCGGTCAGTTAATTTGAGTGAAGCTAAAAATAGCTTAGCTGTAGCTTCCATTATGCACAGAGACCAAAGGAATGCTAGAAGAAAACGAGCCAGACAAAGCCCAAATAAATCAGTCCACAAGAATGGGTGTACTGAAGTTGGTACAGCTGCTGCATCTTCAGAAGAAATGAAAGCAACACCATCTGATGGTACTGCTCGCATTCCTGATATTTCTATTGCTGATGAAGTACCAGCTGAGCTGTCTGTGAGTTCCTCACAACAGACAAAAGAAACCTTTTCTTCGACTGCTATTGTTCCATCTGCATCTGAACTTAGCAATGAACAAGCAAAGACTGAAGCTTTCAAATCAGACAGCCAGTCAGCTGTTCTACATCTTAATAAAAGCAAGAATCCTTCTAAATTAGATGCAGCAGATACTGTCAGTGATAGTTGCAACAATGGCAGCCTAACAAATGGGAATTCTCAGTTCAATCAAGACAATTATCAACTTGATTGTAAAGGCGCCCAAAGGGAAAATCCAGAAATTGAGTTAGTTCCACCATCACTTGCATTACCATCAGAAACACTGAAGCAGGAAACAAAACAGGGCCAAACACTCTCAGCATTAGTTCTCAATGGAGAAGACAATACTAAAATAGAATTAAAGACAGCTATAGAGTCAGAAATTTCACCATTAGTTCCTGCTAAAAATATATGTCAAAAAGATTTTTACCCAACCACCAATGAAAATTCTCAAAAACTAGAAACCCcctccaaaatttcatgcctGACTAATGGAGATACTGCTGAAAAGTTGGGAGGACAATCTGATTGTTTGCGACCCAATCAGCTGACCATCAACAGTAAGAATGACTGCTGGAAGTCATTGACTGACAGTGAGATTGCAGCTTCAACACACTCCATGGCCAACCTGCAGGTCAGTGATGTGTCTATGGATAGTACAGCAATCTACAATCAAGATAAGAAACCTTttataaacaaaagcaaacatcCTATTTCTCTAAAAAATAATACTACTGTCAGGTCAAGTCCTCGACTGCGGCAAAAACCATTTGATCAAAATTCCtctgatggtcatgatgatgaaaCTAGTTCAAAGATGAATGGTGAGTTTCTGTCTGATATACTAGACTCTCCCTCAAAAAGAACAAAATCCACAGATACAGAAAACATGCCTCTTGAAACGGACCCTATTTTTTTCCCAAAGAGCATCAAAATGGAACTTGCATCacccaaaaatataaaatcagaaGTATTGTCTCCCCAAGGAGATTCAGAACAAAATGTCATACCTTCTTTTCCTCCACTTCTTTCTAAGATCAAAGTTGAATGTTTTCCACCTAAAATCTCACACACAGATACTTTATTTCCTAGTAGCCCCACTAATACAGAGAGTATCTCCGTTCCAAAAATTAAAAGAGAAGATAATCCTTTCCTTTATTACACTTCTGAAAACATAGCCAAGTCTCCTCAAACAGCTAAGTTGTCTTCCCAGTTTAGTGAAAAAACATCTAATTCTCTAAGCAACAAAATCCTTCTGTCTACCCCTTGTCATAAGACCCATAGTGCTCCTAGCTCTCAAAAGCATTCTCAGTCTGATGAAGTTTTTAAGCATTCATTTCTGCAATCTAAGATTCAGTCTACTCCACCTCATCTTAATTCTATTCATGCAGCAGCTGATGTTAGTGCTGGTTTGCAGAGGACTTCTAAGATAGAAGCATCTCAGTTTTCTGAGAAgccttctggccttgtgccttccCCTCAATCTGATGTCCTACCATCACCTGTGCAAACAACAAAATTTGATTTGATAAATCAGTCAGTACCTAAAGTATGTGTAAATTTATTAGATAAGTTCTCTGAAACCAGCCCAACATCATACACTCTTCTTAACACACCAGGAAGTTTGAAACTGCGCATTCGTGACCCTAGTATAAAATCTAGCTTCCCTGAAATAACTCGAAAAATGTTCAACCAACAGTGTAAAAAAAGCAGTCCTATAGCAGCTGCAGGGAGCAAACACCACAAATTGACTAATACAAAACGCAAGCATTCACTGCCTCGTTGCCATACGCGATATGATAGCAGCCTGGAAACTGAATCACAATATAAGATTCCTAAATTGACTATCCGCATGCGTCGAGACCCAATCCTGGAGGAACACCTATCTTCCAATCAATCAAACTGTGTCCTCTTCGATCTAGaggattcatcatcatcctcatcatcattatcatcatcctcgtcctcatccacatcatcatcttcgtcgtcatcatcatcatcatcatcatcttccgcACCTCGGGAAGCACATTGTGATAggtcctcctcttcatcttcctcacacaaacacagacgccaTCACagaaacagtagcagcagcagcagtaacatttCAAAACATACTGAACATTCCTATCTGGCAACTCAAAAACAAACCAAGTCAAACCTTGATTATCACTACCAGTCGTGCCGGCCAATCCAAACAACACCAAAAAAGTTACGGTTAAAATTACGAGATTGTGCATTTGAGCTCCACATCCCACCTGGTAGTATAGCAGAATAA